The sequence CTGAATGGTTGTTGACTGTGGTGGTTTCATTACGCAAGAGTTAGTAATGAATGTTAACAATAAAAGTATGGTAGTTTAAGTTTagagaatacctttgagtctatgaggAGCAACTCAACTCCCATGAGTATGTTCGCCTTTTTGAAGTTTCGGGCTTCCCAGCAATGAATCAGCCTGACAAAAACTTCCTTGTTACAGAAATCTCCTTCGAGGTCGTCAAACGTTGTTGGGACAGCGAGGGTTGTGGGAGGAGCCATTGTCTTTTCTTTGCTGGATTTCTTTGGAGTCTTCTTTGATGGGTGTGAGGTTGATGGTGTTGATACAATGGGTTTTATAGAGACGTGCTTGATGTAAATTTATACATTTTCCTTTTACTGTTtgatgtagtatttccatttttaaaattgtatatttgctctttttttcttatattgtatatttccatttattatattgtatattaccttttatttatttttttcattttaagatagatgtttaatgtagaatttatattttctaaaatgtatatttacttattattttctcttatattgtatatatacatttcttatattgggggtgattggtagttgctgtaggtgctgtccacaaccctatttatttctacagcaccaattcagagcaatcaagctttaaatttttttttgaaaccacagctcttaaaataacctacagctgtacaaatgctctgcagagccaaatatccaaagcaatttttttagtgcttcaataaaattctacaacaataaaatctaaagccacatCAAAAAgtttacagatttttttctacaacaaaatatttaaagctacGGCCATTACCAATCGGACCCATTGTATATTACttattgttgtttttttatattattgtatatatacatttcttatattgtatattactTATTGTcgtttttttacattttaagataattgtttaatgtagtatttccattttataaattgaatatttactaattatttattttaacttatattacatatataaatttcttatattgtatattactCATTATCGtttgggcaaatctccaaaatagaacatttctaagtttatatcacagaaaatagcactcaaaaactaaaatcaaaaaaatctcaaaatttgaaatcttatctccAAAAAAccttaaaacctaaactctaaaccctaaactctaaattctaaaccctaaaccccaccccttaagtGCTATTTTTGCGACTTTtgaccttgagtgctagtttcggaacaaaaacttgatttagtgctattttggtctttttctcttatcgttttttacattttaagataaatgtttgatgtttatgtgtaaaataaattatttcaaatattatgtttgatatttaaaatacatatatataatatttatcataTGATGGTGGTATGAGAGAAAGGTTTTGTAttttaggttgaaagaaactaTTGGAAGGAGATGCAAGAAATTAGCATAACGAGACTTTTCGTTGATATATGAATatgcttttagaaaatttttatcaatatatagatgtttaaatcttaatatatttttttcattgtttttaagttgtgtatttctttttcttatactttctatttacttaatatctatattttacattttaagatagatgtttaatatttaatgtactctttccattttattAAAGCTTCATCAAACTACTTCAAGTTGCACATGCAAGAAGACCATATCCTTTGATCTTTCACCAGCAGGTGCTGGGGCAGTAGCCATGGGTGTCTGAGTGTCTAAGTTGTCCCCATTGATGACTCGCAAAAAGCCAATGATATCTGTCAGGGAGTTAAAAATGTTAAAGTGCTGAGAATCAATCTGGTCTAAATAAATCATTAGAGTTAAAGATTTATAATGTTTAGAGAGAAAAAAGTGTTCACCGAGAAGATCTGTGTGTTTATCGACAATGTCGGTGAACGCTTGGAGATCTCGTATACGAAAGTGCTGAGAATCAATCTGGTAGTCCACTTCATGAACAGGAGTGAAGGTTGTCTTGTTGTTGAAGCTGATCCCGTGCTTATGTGGTGAGACTCTGTAAACTGATTTGGAAAGTCTGATGCTGAACCCGTTGAGCTTGTAAATTGTGTTGGGTTTCAGGTCCTCTTTGAAGCGGGGAAGGAAGTGTGTGGAGATAAACCCGTGAATGGTTGTTGACTGTGGTGGTTTCATTACGCAAGAGTTAGTAATGAATGTTAACAATAAAAGTATGGTAGTTTAAGTTGagagaatacctttgagtctatgaggAGCAACTCAACTCCCATGAGTATGTTCGCCTTTTTGAAGTTTCGGGCTTCCCAGCAATGAATCAGCCTGACAAAAACTTCCTTGTTACAGAAATCTCCTTCGAGGTCGTCAAACGTTGTTGGGACAGCGAGGGTTGTGGGAGGAGCCATTGTCTTTTCTTTGCTGGATTTCTTTGGAGTCTTCTTTGATGGGTGTGAGGTTGATGGTGTTGATACAATGGGTTTTATAGAGACGTGCTTGATGTAAATTTATACATTTTCCTTTTACTGTTtgatgtagtatttccattttttaaaattgtatatttgctctttttttcttatattgtatatttccatttattatattgtatattaccttttatttatttttttcattttaagatagatgtttaatgtagaatttatattttctaaaatgtatatttacttattattttctcttatattgtatatatacatttcttatattgggggtgattggtagttgctgtaggTGATGTCCACAACCCTATTTATTTCTACAGCAccaaattcagagcaatcaagctttaaatttttttttgaaaccacagctcttaaaataacctacagctgtacaaatgctctgcagagccaaatatccaaagcaattttttagtgcttcaataaaattctacaacaataaaatctaaagccacatCAAAAAgtttacagatttttttctacaacaaaatatttaaagctacGGCCATTACCAATCGGACCCATTGTATATTACttattgttgtttttttatattattgtatatatacatttcttatattgtatattactTATTGTcgtttttttacattttaagataattgttttaatgtagtatttccattttataaattgaatatttactaattatttattttaacttatattacatatataaatttcttatattgtatattactCATTATCGtttgggcaaatctccaaaatagcacatttctaagtttatatcacataaatagcactcaaaaactaaaatgaccaaaatagcattttatcttttgaaaaatttaaatttttttatttttcaaaatttgaaatcttatctccaaaacctcaattctcaactctaaaccctaaaacctaaactctaaaccctaaaccctaaattctaaaccctaaaccccaccccttaagtGCTATTTTTGCGACTTTtgaccttgagtgctagtttgggaacaaaaacttgatttagtgctattttggtctttttctcttatcgttttttacattttaagataaatgtttgatgtttatgtgtaaaataaattatttcaaatattatgtttgatatttaaaatacatatatataatatttatcatatattatatattcataaatatcaaacatgatcaaatattatatggttaatcCTGAGTTTTTAGGACAAAATCAACACCAGGAACAGGATGCAACCACTTACCAGGCGGCTCACACCAGAATCTGGACGAAGCTCAATAGCAGACGTAGGAAAATCCTTCCCGTGCTTGGTCTTGAATTGTTTAACGATTTCTGAGAGCTCAGGGACATATGATAACCTCTGGGAAGTTGAATAAGACGCTCGCAACCGCTCATTTTAGATCAATGGGGCAGTTTCTGTAAGTATTGATCACAACGATTAGCACATTATACACAGAACAAAAAACAAAGACTTTATAATAATGTTCACCAAAAAGGAGCAAACTTGTGCTTACTTTTGAGAACCAATAACACCTAAAGAACAACAATGAGTTCGCAGTAGATGCCAATGAGTTCATAGGTAGCCACTGTCTTCTCTTCCACCTGAGAGATAGAAAGAGAAACATAACAAAACCACATTCACATCTCATCAACAAAAAACATGAGTGAAACCAAAAGTAGTGTGGATACATTGACAATGTGATCAATACACAACATGATTGAAACAAAGATTGAAGTTGTTCTTACCCGAATTATATCTTAGGGTTGTTCCCAGCTTCGAGCAATTGAGCTAACTCTTGCCTCAGCTGTTTAATCTGAATCTCCTTTTTGTTCTTCAGGATCTTCAGGCGTGAATTCACCATTTGTAAAGCTGTTCCCAGCTTCGAGCAATTGAGCTAACTCTCGCCTCAGCTGTTTAATCTGAATTTCATTTTTTGTTCTTGAGGATCTTCAGGCGTGAATGTACGCTCAATCGAATCAGATCCAGTGGCTCCGTAACGGTGGCGTCTTCCTCGGCGGACATAGAGGGTTTTGAAATTgcgaagaacaagaagaaaaagaatctATATTCCGATGTTTCTCTCAATCAGGTCACcgatgaaaatgaaaaagaagaagaatctctactaataaaatagAGCTTTTGAGGTTCCATAGGGCGttcacatcagcgaaaaaaacaGCTTCTTTTTGATGACACGTGGcaaattaaaacccaaaagtaaaaaaaacaaatttacgcagattcgtcttcttcttcttcgaaatttagagaaaagtaaaaaaaaaaaaatgtacgcAGATCTTcttcgaaatttagagagacaTCAGAGTATAGAGTCATAGTTAAATAGATTCTTCTTCTAGAGTTATTGTAGTAGATGGTACATTTCTGAAGGGAAAATTCAATGGGACTTTATTGGCAGCTTGTGCTCAAGATGGGAATTATCATCTATATCCTCTCGCCTTTGCAGTGGTTGACGCAGAAAACGGCGCCTCTTGGAAATGGTTCTTTAGAGGTTTGAGCCAGAAGATCCCGGACGCTTCGGATCTTGTTTTTGTATCAGACAGGGCTAACTCCATTTCTTCAGCGTTAGAGGATGTATATCCCTTATCTCACCATGGAATTTGCAGGATCCATCTGCTCCGCAACATCACTCCTACATATGCGAAGACTGGGTTGCTACCTCTGGTGGAAAGCGCTGCTGATGCCTATACGTGTCACGAGTTCTGGTTAATCTTCAAGGACATAAAGGATAAATGTCCTGAATTGGCTAAGTATCTGGAAGAGTCTGATTTTAGGAAGTGGGCACGAAGCTATGCGCCTGCGAACAGGTATAATATCATGACTACCAACATTGCAGAGTCTCTCAATTCTATGTTGAAGATGCCTCGTGAGTTGCCCATTATCTCTCTCCTTGAAACTATCAGATTGACGATGACCACTTGGTTTTTTAAGCGACGCGAAGCGGCtgctgtgggaaccgaaattcgcactgtcgatttccgtttaaataaggaaactaggaaaaccctaatttcccagaggtcccggatctctgcgagagccaacgacaagtgatcgaatatatgcggaaatcatgaaaagataacaaacgagtttagagaaaacagtagatcttatttcgagtccgcgtaagagcgttgcgatcattacaagagaatacaaaggctttggccgcaggggccgtcagcgagttacctagatATTTACATATCTGGAAAATTTCTTACAATTATTTTGTaagaaataaaccaaaaacatgtTGACATTACATAAAATACtgaatgatcgcaacgctctatTGAAAtgtgttgaaatgtttccactCTAGGGTTTTGAAATTgcgaagaacaagaagaaaaagaatctATATTCCGATGTTTCTCTCAATCAGGTCACcgatgaaaatgaaaaagaagaagaatctatTTAACTATGACTCTATACTCTGAtgtctctctaaatttcgaagAAGATCTgcgtacatttttttttttttacttttctctaaatttcgaagaagaagaagacgaatctgcgtaaatttgttttttttacttttgggttttaatttgCCACGTGTCATCAAAAAGAAGCtgtttttttcgctgatgtgaaCGCCCTATGGAACCTCAAAAGCTctattttattagtagagattgtGAAAAATACAAGAAAATATCTCATATATCTACTAGCAATCTTTTACATAAAGATTGTGaaaaatacaagaaaaaatCTCATATATCTACGAGCAACCAACATCTAGTTTTCATATATTAAGAAAGTTCAGGTCATTATAATATAACCTTTGTTCTGGTCAAAAATTACAACCAAAAGAGGTTTCTATTGGAGAAATTACAAGATCTCTCCCTCCTCAAGATCGTCGATTCTCATAGCATCAAAAACCTCCGAGTCGTCCTCATCcgaatcatcatcatcgtttCTTAAAAACAGACCCAACTCAGGTAACCAAGTTCTTGTCGGATCACAGCTACCACAGAGATTAATCATATTCTCGTTAAACTTCGAGGCGTTATTCTCTTCTAAGTCAACTTCTTTGACCATCTGTAAACATTTATAGAAATTAGAATCTTGGTTTCTTCCATCCGCTAAAATGGTTTTTCAAGAAACTGTGAAAAGGAGTTTCTAAAATTCTGACAAATACCTTTTCTAGCTTAAGCCGTTCTCTCTCACGTTTCTCTTTCAACTCGGCTTCTGCTCTCATTCTTGTAGCAAGCTTAGCGGCTGCTATCTCTGCTTCAATTCTAGCTTTCTCTGCAAATATTTTAAACGTCAACAGGCGAGAAAACCGAAAAGTTTGAGAGTTTCTTACTTTCATTAGAACATGTACCTTCACGTTGAGTTTTCTCCATCTGTTCCTTTTCTATCTGTATTCTAATTAGATCAGATTTGTTACTCTGAGAACAACACAGCAATTTTTAGTGAAACAAAAGCTGTGAAAGTCTCTCTTTCTTTGTAGTTGGAATCAAGAAAGTAATGATGATACCTTGTCAAGGACTTTTCTGTGTTTAGCTTTCAGGATGGTCTCTGCAAACTGACACTTGAGTATTGCAGCACGAATAGCCTTCTCAGGTGGCAACGGAGGCATAGGAGGTAATGGCTTTTTCAACTCTGTAGAATCAGAGAGAGATCCTAAGAAACCATACTATAGGAATCCCATAGACCATAAGAGAGGAATGATAACTTGCCATTATCCAAAGGTGTATCAAGCTGAGAACTGACACAATCATTCTTTGAGCTTATAGACcctaaaaaagaaacaaaacaagtaTATACAATGTTATAACAGAAATAGAATCAAGAGGCGtttaaatgaaaaaagaaaGGTGAAAGAAAGAGCTTAAGATTCCTCACCATTGGAATGAGGATCTGACTCGCTCGCCTGTGAACATGAATTGTCCTTTACCAGATTATCCTGTTTCCCACAAGAGTATCAGAAATCTGAATTCCTTTTGCCAATGAAAAGAACAAGAGGAAACTCAAATCCATCAAAGATAAAGCAATAATCTGCTTATACCGTCAGTGTAGAAACTTCACTTCCAGATGAGTTACAGGACTTGAGGCATATGCAAGTTATCCTACCACATGAACTACATCTGCAGGATGAAGTTGGGGTTGAACCTGCATAATATGCATATACAGTTATACAATACGACTGTTGAGAACccacttattaaaaaaagtaaaatttccaCACGTAAATACCTTTGCTTGGGTTTTCCACAGTCGAACCAAGACCCTGCTCGAATTTCTTAATCCTCAACTGAAAATATCAAACATATGTCAATCGTTTCAATCCAAAAAAATTACCCATAATCACAGTAACAAGTCTATCATTCTGATCATATACCATACCTTGGTTGCTAAAGTCGTCTGTGTGACAACAGGAGTATCCTTTTTGCTCAGCTTTGTCACAGATTTTAACAAAGGAGGAACCTTTTGAGACATCTCTTTCGCCCGTTTTGGCAATTCCGCAGAGAACCTCCCAGAGGATGCTGACGTTTCAGGGCTGCTCTGTCTAACCCAACCCACTTCAACCGGCTGCCTTCTAGAACCTTCTGTAACTTTCTCCCCGTGTAAATCCGAAACCTTTTTCTTCCTAAGCGATTCCCATCTCGCCTCAAAAATCTCCAGAAGCTCCTTCGCCACATCATGAACAAAATTCTCCGGAGGATTATACCTCAACGCATTGTCAAAAGTCAACCTGACATCGGCCGCAAACTCATCCGCACTGCTGTAAACATTCTTCAAAAGCTTGGAACTGATAGTGCCAAGATCCATGGGCTTCGATATCACAGAGAAGTAATCAGGAATGTTGAGCTTAACAGGATCCACAGGCTCGCCAAACAGCCACCCAAACTCGTGGCCTCTCAAAGATTTCAAGAGGTTAAGACACTGACTAGACAAAACACGGTTCAGCTTCTGCTTCTTGTGAGCCTGAACCTCCTCTAGCTCCTCAGGTCCACGCTTCCTTGACtgaacatcttcttcttcttctttaccgATGGGTTTATTCTCAGTGCTCTTAGCGTTAGTGCAGTTGTTAAACGTTTGGAAAG comes from Brassica rapa cultivar Chiifu-401-42 chromosome A02, CAAS_Brap_v3.01, whole genome shotgun sequence and encodes:
- the LOC103853719 gene encoding transcription factor GTE12, with the protein product MVGITKLRIKFGPEGSVKAFQTFNNCTNAKSTENKPIGKEEEEDVQSRKRGPEELEEVQAHKKQKLNRVLSSQCLNLLKSLRGHEFGWLFGEPVDPVKLNIPDYFSVISKPMDLGTISSKLLKNVYSSADEFAADVRLTFDNALRYNPPENFVHDVAKELLEIFEARWESLRKKKVSDLHGEKVTEGSRRQPVEVGWVRQSSPETSASSGRFSAELPKRAKEMSQKVPPLLKSVTKLSKKDTPVVTQTTLATKLRIKKFEQGLGSTVENPSKGSTPTSSCRCSSCGRITCICLKSCNSSGSEVSTLTDNLVKDNSCSQASESDPHSNGSISSKNDCVSSQLDTPLDNELKKPLPPMPPLPPEKAIRAAILKCQFAETILKAKHRKVLDKSNKSDLIRIQIEKEQMEKTQREEKARIEAEIAAAKLATRMRAEAELKEKRERERLKLEKMVKEVDLEENNASKFNENMINLCGSCDPTRTWLPELGLFLRNDDDDSDEDDSEVFDAMRIDDLEEGEIL
- the LOC117132000 gene encoding uncharacterized protein LOC117132000, whose translation is MYAQSNQIQWLRNGGVFLGGHRGVIVVDGTFLKGKFNGTLLAACAQDGNYHLYPLAFAVVDAENGASWKWFFRGLSQKIPDASDLVFVSDRANSISSALEDVYPLSHHGICRIHLLRNITPTYAKTGLLPLVESAADAYTCHEFWLIFKDIKDKCPELAKYLEESDFRKWARSYAPANRYNIMTTNIAESLNSMLKMPRELPIISLLETIRLTMTTWFFKRREAAAVGTEIRTVDFRLNKETRKTLISQRSRISVNTTR
- the LOC117125746 gene encoding uncharacterized protein LOC117125746, with amino-acid sequence MAPPTTLAVPTTFDDLEGDFCNKEVFVRLIHCWEARNFKKANILMGVELLLIDSKSTTIHGFISTHFLPRFKEDLKPNTIYKLNGFSIRLSKSVYRVSPHKHGISFNNKTTFTPVHEVDYQIDSQHFRIRDLQAFTDIVDKHTDLLDIIGFLRVINGDNLDTQTPMATAPAPAGERSKDMVFLHVQLEVV